The proteins below come from a single Dinghuibacter silviterrae genomic window:
- the surE gene encoding 5'/3'-nucleotidase SurE encodes MAQSKEKQAPPQKGDKPVILVTNDDGVTAPGLRNLVEAVKDLGQIVVVAPDKPQSGMGHAITIGYPLRMEQVTLMEGVEAWQCSGTPVDCVKLAVDKVLHRKPDICLSGINHGPNHSINVIYSGTMSAAIEAAIEGIPSLGFSLLDYSLEADFTAARYYAHLLVEKVLKDKIHRHLSLNVNIPSVPMELLQGVKVCRQAYAKYEEDFNERLDPRGKKYYWLTGEFVNFDEGTDTDVWALQNNYVSVVPVQFDLTNYTIKQQLEKAWQL; translated from the coding sequence ATGGCACAATCTAAGGAAAAACAAGCACCGCCGCAGAAAGGCGATAAACCGGTGATCCTGGTGACCAATGACGATGGCGTCACCGCACCGGGCCTCCGGAACCTCGTGGAAGCCGTCAAAGACCTGGGGCAAATCGTCGTTGTGGCCCCGGACAAACCACAATCCGGCATGGGTCACGCCATCACCATCGGCTACCCGCTCCGGATGGAGCAGGTGACCCTGATGGAAGGGGTGGAAGCCTGGCAATGCAGCGGTACCCCGGTGGACTGTGTGAAACTGGCGGTGGACAAAGTCCTGCACCGTAAACCGGATATATGCCTGTCGGGGATCAACCATGGTCCCAACCATTCCATCAACGTGATCTATTCGGGTACGATGAGCGCGGCCATCGAAGCCGCCATCGAAGGGATCCCGTCCCTGGGATTTTCCCTCCTCGACTACAGCCTGGAGGCCGATTTTACGGCAGCCCGGTACTACGCCCACCTGCTCGTGGAAAAGGTTTTGAAAGACAAGATCCACCGTCACCTGTCGCTGAACGTCAATATTCCGTCCGTTCCGATGGAGCTGTTACAGGGGGTCAAGGTCTGCCGGCAGGCGTATGCCAAATACGAGGAGGATTTTAACGAGCGGCTCGATCCCCGCGGCAAAAAATATTATTGGTTAACGGGAGAATTTGTGAATTTTGACGAAGGAACGGATACCGATGTGTGGGCCCTGCAAAATAATTACGTGAGCGTGGTACCGGTACAATTCGACCTGACCAATTATACCATTAAACAACAACTGGAAAAGGCGTGGCAACTGTAA
- the pdeM gene encoding ligase-associated DNA damage response endonuclease PdeM: MKGLTHYQIAGQTLWLTPQRAIFWESEKAILVSDCHLGKTGHFRKEGIAVPQAVYREDLARLVHLVQFFRAEQLIVVGDLFHSRDNKELELFRKWRGDLSALEIHLVRGNHDILEDTWYTDANIEVHEGTWERGGLSFNHHPPEEQPKSGYLFTGHLHPAVTLVGAGKQALRFPCYYFGRNYAILPAFGRFTGTARVAAKKGDQLFAIVNQDIIHLS; encoded by the coding sequence ATGAAGGGATTGACACATTATCAAATTGCCGGGCAAACACTGTGGCTGACGCCCCAACGGGCAATCTTCTGGGAATCGGAAAAGGCGATCCTGGTGTCGGACTGTCACCTGGGCAAAACGGGTCACTTTCGTAAAGAAGGCATAGCGGTCCCACAGGCAGTGTATAGGGAAGACCTGGCGAGGCTGGTCCACCTGGTGCAATTCTTCAGGGCAGAGCAGTTGATCGTCGTGGGCGACCTGTTCCACAGCAGGGATAACAAAGAGCTGGAACTTTTCCGCAAGTGGCGGGGCGACCTCAGTGCACTGGAGATCCATCTCGTGCGCGGTAACCACGATATTCTGGAGGATACGTGGTATACGGACGCGAATATTGAGGTGCACGAGGGGACTTGGGAACGCGGCGGGCTGTCGTTCAACCATCACCCCCCGGAAGAACAACCGAAGAGCGGCTACCTCTTCACCGGCCATCTGCACCCGGCGGTAACCCTGGTGGGTGCCGGGAAGCAAGCCCTTCGTTTTCCCTGCTACTACTTCGGCCGAAACTATGCGATTCTCCCTGCCTTCGGCCGCTTTACAGGCACAGCAAGGGTCGCCGCCAAAAAAGGGGACCAGCTGTTCGCCATCGTCAACCAGGACATCATCCACCTGTCATAA
- a CDS encoding c-type cytochrome yields MKRSVVIGGVIAGVLFILSAREPSPKPVYIPASQQRSGDPSLGYAYVVEGDYLRSGIPYEFFIKALGKDKHHYITRDGLNANIPYNFTAVKAPNGVMVVVPNCLQCHAQVFGDKLIIGLGNTDQDFTHNLHAEPQILRGFIKAYYGKNSDHYEAAARFIQVTGTVYPSLVTRVRGVNTADRLAALLAAHRDPRTLHWSDTPSLSIPAEVIPTDVPAWWLLKKKHAMFYNGFGRGDFGKFLMASNLLTVEDTAEANVVDSHIPNVLSWLLTLEPPKYPYPVDAGLAARGKEIFTALCAHCHGTYGPEGAYPNLLIPEEIVRTDSFLYKSNFQYPQFIDWFNNSWFSSGPYPAQLSPFNGYIAPPLDGIWVTAPYFHNGSVPTLEAVLDSKNRPTYWSRFLGSKTVYDYQDIGFKVDTFAAPGGSTVYNTTLPGYGNYGHTFGDKLSDKERKEVLEYLKTL; encoded by the coding sequence ATGAAACGATCCGTGGTTATAGGGGGCGTAATTGCAGGTGTTTTGTTCATTTTATCCGCACGGGAGCCCTCTCCCAAACCGGTGTATATCCCCGCCAGCCAGCAACGGTCGGGTGATCCTTCTTTAGGCTATGCCTATGTGGTAGAAGGCGACTACCTCCGCAGCGGCATCCCTTATGAATTCTTTATCAAGGCACTCGGCAAAGACAAACACCACTATATCACCCGGGACGGCCTAAACGCCAATATACCATATAATTTCACGGCCGTCAAGGCCCCCAACGGGGTGATGGTGGTCGTCCCCAACTGTCTGCAGTGTCATGCCCAGGTCTTCGGGGACAAGCTCATCATCGGTTTGGGGAATACCGACCAGGACTTTACCCACAACCTGCACGCCGAACCCCAGATCCTGCGCGGCTTTATTAAGGCCTATTATGGCAAAAATTCGGACCACTACGAAGCCGCCGCCCGGTTTATCCAGGTGACCGGCACCGTATACCCGTCCCTGGTGACCCGTGTCAGGGGCGTCAATACCGCCGACCGCCTGGCCGCCCTGCTGGCCGCCCACCGTGATCCGCGAACCCTGCACTGGAGCGATACGCCTTCTTTGTCCATCCCCGCGGAAGTCATCCCCACCGACGTGCCCGCCTGGTGGCTCCTCAAGAAAAAGCACGCGATGTTCTACAACGGCTTTGGCCGCGGGGACTTTGGCAAGTTCCTGATGGCGTCGAACCTGCTGACCGTGGAAGACACCGCGGAGGCGAACGTTGTCGACAGCCACATCCCGAACGTCCTGTCGTGGCTGCTGACGCTGGAACCACCCAAGTATCCCTACCCTGTGGATGCCGGCCTGGCTGCCCGGGGCAAGGAGATTTTTACCGCCCTCTGCGCGCATTGTCACGGGACGTATGGACCGGAGGGTGCGTACCCCAACCTCCTCATCCCTGAAGAGATCGTTCGTACGGATTCCTTTTTATACAAAAGTAATTTCCAATACCCCCAGTTTATCGACTGGTTCAATAATTCCTGGTTTTCCAGCGGTCCTTATCCCGCCCAGCTATCCCCCTTCAACGGCTATATCGCCCCACCCCTCGACGGGATCTGGGTCACCGCCCCCTACTTCCACAACGGGTCCGTCCCCACGCTGGAGGCGGTGTTGGATAGCAAAAACAGACCCACCTACTGGAGCCGCTTTCTTGGTTCGAAAACCGTGTACGACTACCAGGACATCGGGTTCAAGGTGGATACGTTCGCGGCCCCCGGGGGAAGTACCGTGTACAACACGACCTTGCCCGGTTATGGGAACTATGGACACACCTTTGGGGATAAGCTGTCGGATAAGGAGAGGAAGGAAGTACTGGAGTACCTGAAGACGTTATAA
- a CDS encoding DUF6728 family protein, which yields MGIWRQVAEYLYLKKKDPDAPRGINFRLMHGMNRISIFIFLIVIIVLLVRLVRYLLH from the coding sequence ATGGGTATCTGGAGACAAGTCGCGGAATATCTGTATCTGAAAAAAAAGGATCCGGACGCGCCCCGGGGGATCAACTTCCGGCTCATGCACGGGATGAACCGCATCTCGATCTTTATTTTCCTAATCGTTATTATCGTCCTGTTGGTCAGGCTGGTGCGCTATCTGCTCCACTGA
- a CDS encoding kelch repeat-containing protein has protein sequence MKTPLLLLLPVLLGAKATAQTTNEWVWINGDNTLNVAGVYGTLGVAATTNKPGGRYNPSSWTDGNGHFWMFGGWGYDAAGAPGFLNDFWEYDSATNRWTWMGGTNGIGAAATYGTKNVGSTANIPGARYGANTWVDASGNLWLFGGGYGTTAGSAAVSIWYNDLWKYNPTAGTWTWVSGSNTSSQNGTYGTKGTAATTNVPGGRFESTTWIDLSGNLWLFGGGGMPATGANGYLNDLWKFNPTAGTWTWMSGSNAAASAGVYGTKGTAAAANTPGARYGGSSIVDNGGNLWMFGGGTGTTAAVLNLFFNDLWEFNISTGQWTWVSGDNTTNSNGVYGTEYVAAAANKPGGRVAVANWKQTINGNIVIFGGVGLGATGGSGYLEDMWAYDITTGLWAWQDGATSTAVDGVYGTLGVGAIANNPGGRYSPGAWVDRHGDLWLFGGHGYPATGTTSGYLDDLWEFVPIIILPVDWLGVQATPAPSDILVTWQMALPGGNGWFNVERSTDAINWQTIGTVDGSSGNGNNYGFTDKTPVPGVNYYRLQLYTTEKTSNGYSNVVTATFQATRTLVSYFLGKGYLGIRLQNGSTEHYRLIDMTGRMATQGNLKNGASTLGPLVPGVYVLQVAGQTGIITQKVAVP, from the coding sequence ATGAAAACCCCTCTGCTGCTTTTGCTGCCCGTACTCCTGGGCGCAAAGGCTACCGCCCAAACCACGAACGAATGGGTCTGGATCAATGGAGACAATACCCTCAACGTGGCCGGCGTGTACGGCACGCTAGGGGTCGCCGCCACCACAAACAAGCCGGGAGGACGTTATAACCCGTCCTCCTGGACGGACGGGAACGGCCATTTCTGGATGTTTGGCGGCTGGGGCTATGACGCCGCGGGCGCTCCCGGATTCCTCAACGACTTTTGGGAATATGACAGCGCCACCAACCGGTGGACCTGGATGGGTGGCACCAATGGAATCGGAGCGGCGGCCACTTATGGGACCAAAAATGTGGGAAGTACCGCCAATATTCCCGGCGCCCGTTACGGAGCCAATACCTGGGTGGATGCGAGCGGCAACCTGTGGCTTTTCGGAGGCGGCTATGGCACGACGGCCGGCAGCGCCGCCGTCTCGATCTGGTATAACGATCTCTGGAAATACAACCCTACGGCGGGAACGTGGACCTGGGTCAGCGGAAGCAACACGTCCAGCCAGAACGGGACGTATGGCACCAAGGGTACCGCGGCAACCACCAATGTCCCCGGCGGCCGTTTCGAGTCAACGACCTGGATAGATCTTTCCGGCAACCTCTGGCTTTTCGGGGGCGGAGGGATGCCTGCCACGGGGGCCAATGGCTATCTGAACGACCTTTGGAAATTCAACCCTACGGCGGGAACGTGGACCTGGATGAGCGGGAGTAATGCTGCGGCATCCGCGGGTGTCTATGGCACAAAGGGCACCGCTGCCGCGGCCAATACCCCCGGGGCACGATACGGGGGGTCGAGCATCGTGGACAATGGCGGCAACCTTTGGATGTTTGGCGGGGGAACAGGGACCACGGCCGCGGTCTTGAACCTCTTTTTCAACGACCTTTGGGAATTCAATATCAGCACCGGGCAATGGACCTGGGTATCCGGCGACAATACCACCAACAGCAACGGTGTTTACGGAACGGAATATGTCGCGGCAGCCGCCAATAAACCGGGCGGCCGGGTCGCCGTCGCGAACTGGAAACAAACCATCAACGGGAATATCGTCATCTTCGGTGGCGTAGGATTGGGTGCCACGGGCGGCTCCGGCTATCTGGAGGACATGTGGGCCTATGATATTACCACCGGCCTGTGGGCCTGGCAGGACGGGGCTACCTCGACCGCTGTAGACGGTGTGTATGGGACCCTGGGCGTCGGAGCCATCGCCAATAACCCCGGCGGACGATATAGCCCCGGCGCCTGGGTCGACCGTCATGGCGACCTTTGGCTGTTCGGCGGCCACGGCTATCCCGCGACCGGTACGACCAGCGGTTATCTCGATGACCTTTGGGAATTTGTGCCGATCATCATTTTGCCCGTCGACTGGCTGGGCGTTCAGGCCACCCCCGCGCCCAGCGATATACTGGTGACCTGGCAAATGGCCCTTCCGGGCGGAAACGGGTGGTTTAACGTCGAGCGCAGCACCGACGCCATCAACTGGCAAACCATCGGAACAGTGGATGGTTCAAGCGGTAACGGGAACAACTACGGGTTCACCGATAAAACACCCGTACCCGGCGTGAATTATTACCGGCTGCAGTTGTACACCACCGAAAAGACATCCAATGGATACAGCAATGTCGTCACGGCAACATTCCAGGCTACCCGGACACTGGTCAGCTATTTCCTGGGGAAGGGGTACCTGGGGATAAGACTGCAAAACGGATCGACGGAACACTACCGGTTGATCGATATGACCGGGCGGATGGCGACGCAGGGTAACCTGAAGAATGGGGCGTCCACCCTGGGACCGTTGGTCCCCGGTGTGTATGTCCTGCAGGTGGCCGGCCAGACCGGGATCATCACGCAAAAGGTGGCGGTGCCTTAG
- the lpxB gene encoding lipid-A-disaccharide synthase, translated as MRYYLIAGEASGDLHGSNLIKALKAHDSGAEFRCWGGDMMEAAGAVLVKHYKELAFMGFVEVVRNLPTILRNLRMCKEDVLAYKPDALILVDYPGFNLRIARWAHTQGIRVIYYISPQVWAWKESRVKGIKESVDKMLVILPFEKEFYHKWGYEVEYVGHPLVEVVEAAQRQAADHAGGKPIVALLPGSRAQEVALKLPVMLEVSRAFPDHQFVVAQAPSLDDAYYAPLLQDYPDVQTVRGNTYGLLGQARAALVTSGTATLETALFGVPEVVCYKGSQVSYEIAKRLIKVKYISLVNLIMDKPVVKELIQGDMNAANVRTELEKLLKDEAYRARIMEDYAALKRILQQGGDASANAAASIVRYLSGADSAPA; from the coding sequence ATGCGTTATTACCTGATTGCCGGGGAAGCCTCCGGGGACTTACACGGCAGCAACCTGATCAAGGCCCTGAAAGCCCATGATTCCGGGGCGGAATTCCGTTGCTGGGGCGGAGACATGATGGAGGCCGCCGGGGCGGTGTTGGTCAAACACTATAAGGAACTGGCTTTTATGGGTTTCGTAGAGGTCGTCCGGAACCTGCCCACGATCTTGCGCAACCTGCGGATGTGCAAGGAAGACGTCCTGGCGTACAAACCCGATGCGCTCATCCTGGTCGACTACCCGGGCTTTAACCTCCGCATCGCCCGCTGGGCGCATACCCAGGGGATCCGTGTCATCTACTATATCTCCCCGCAGGTCTGGGCCTGGAAGGAATCAAGGGTCAAGGGGATCAAGGAAAGCGTGGACAAAATGCTGGTCATCCTTCCCTTTGAAAAGGAATTTTACCACAAGTGGGGGTACGAAGTGGAATACGTGGGGCATCCTCTCGTGGAGGTCGTGGAAGCCGCCCAACGGCAGGCGGCGGACCATGCCGGCGGGAAACCCATCGTCGCTTTATTACCGGGCAGCCGGGCCCAGGAAGTGGCTTTAAAGCTGCCCGTGATGCTGGAAGTGAGCCGTGCTTTTCCCGATCATCAGTTTGTCGTCGCCCAGGCACCCAGCCTCGACGATGCCTACTATGCGCCCTTACTACAAGATTACCCGGACGTGCAAACGGTCCGCGGCAATACCTACGGTCTCCTGGGACAGGCCCGCGCGGCCCTGGTCACGTCCGGCACCGCCACCCTGGAAACCGCGCTTTTCGGAGTCCCCGAAGTGGTTTGTTATAAGGGCAGCCAGGTCTCTTACGAAATCGCCAAGCGGCTGATCAAGGTCAAGTACATATCGCTGGTCAACCTCATCATGGACAAACCGGTCGTCAAGGAATTGATCCAGGGGGACATGAATGCCGCCAATGTCCGGACCGAACTGGAAAAGTTGCTGAAGGACGAGGCGTACCGCGCGCGGATCATGGAAGACTACGCCGCGTTGAAACGGATCCTGCAACAAGGTGGGGACGCTTCCGCGAACGCGGCAGCGAGCATTGTACGCTACCTCAGTGGAGCAGATAGCGCACCAGCCTGA
- a CDS encoding XRE family transcriptional regulator: MAIAGKNLKYLRKLRGWTQEEFATRLGIKRSLLGAYEEERAEPRTEVLELVSDIFKVTLDDLLRTDIGDGSGGNGNYLSKRRQLKLSIPGQAVIPFVPLKAAAGYLNGYGDPEFVDELNTFTLPMLASGNFRAFEIVGDSMLPTPSGSVIVGEKVDDMDTVKSNQAYIVVSKTEGIVYKRILRNNRSRAKVTLVSDNPVYEPYQLNLEDIMELWQAQVVITKVSPQQRYDVTSLSHLVSNLQEQVSAIKKKLPNG; this comes from the coding sequence ATGGCCATCGCTGGTAAAAACCTCAAATACCTGCGCAAGCTGCGCGGCTGGACGCAGGAAGAATTTGCGACCCGTTTGGGTATCAAACGATCCCTCTTAGGCGCCTATGAAGAAGAGCGGGCCGAGCCCCGGACCGAAGTCCTGGAGCTCGTCAGCGACATTTTTAAGGTCACGCTGGACGACCTGCTCCGGACCGACATCGGCGACGGATCCGGGGGGAACGGCAATTACCTGTCCAAGCGCCGCCAGCTCAAATTATCCATTCCCGGACAGGCGGTCATTCCGTTCGTACCCCTAAAGGCGGCGGCCGGTTATTTAAACGGGTACGGAGATCCCGAATTTGTCGATGAATTAAATACCTTTACCCTGCCCATGCTGGCCTCGGGGAACTTCCGGGCATTTGAGATTGTGGGTGACTCCATGTTGCCGACCCCCAGCGGCTCCGTGATCGTGGGTGAGAAGGTGGACGACATGGACACCGTAAAAAGTAACCAGGCATATATCGTCGTGTCGAAAACGGAGGGGATCGTCTACAAACGCATCCTCAGGAACAACCGGTCCAGGGCGAAGGTGACCCTCGTCAGCGACAACCCGGTATACGAGCCCTACCAGCTCAACCTGGAGGACATCATGGAGCTCTGGCAGGCCCAGGTGGTGATCACCAAGGTCAGCCCGCAGCAGCGCTACGACGTGACTTCCCTGTCTCACCTGGTGTCCAACCTCCAGGAACAGGTCAGCGCGATTAAGAAGAAGCTGCCCAACGGTTGA